The sequence CATCGGATCCCGCCGTCGATCTCGGCGTCGGTCCGATCCTCTTTGCGGGCGAGATAGCCGAGCTCCTCAAGCGTCTTGAGCACCTGCGCGTCCACGTCGATGGGCGTCCCGTTCCCTGCGCCGGGGCGGGCCGCGAGGAGCGTGTCGAGGTGCATCCGGAGGCCGGCCGCCTTCTCGGCGTCGCCCTGGCACAGGTCCTTCTTCTCGCTCGGATCCGCGGCGAGATCGAACAGGAGCGGCGGCGCGCCCGCGCTGGGCAGGATCATCTTCCGCCCCCCGATCCGGAGCGACGTCGGGACGACCGCGTCGAGGACGTCCCGCTCGCTCACCGCCGGCCGCTCGACGTCGGGCTCACCTCGCACGAGCGGCAGGAGCGAACGGCCCTCTGCCTCGGGCAGGGGCGTCGTGCCGACGAGATCGAGTACTGTCGGCAGGATGTCGATTCCGCGCACCTGGCTTCGGATCCGCTTCCCCGCGAAGCGGCCGTCCGGCAGCCCGACGAGCAGCGGCACGAGGAGCTGCTCGTCCCACAGGGCGTGAGAGTGCCAACCCATCATGCCGTGCTCGCCGAGCTCCTCGCCATGATCGGACGTGAAGATGATGATGGTTTCGTCCAGGAGATCCCGGCGCTCGAGGGCGGCGAGCAGCTCGCCGAACGCCGCGTCCGTCGATCGGATGTCGCCGTCGTAGGCGGCCACCACGTGCCGCTTGTCCGCGTCGCCGAGAACGAGCGCGCCGGAGTTGATCCGCTCGAGCAGCGGCACGTCGATGACGTCCGGCAGCGGGCCGCCGTAGTCGTGCCCGATCGCCTCGTAGTAGGCCTCGCCCGGATCGTAGGGGGAGTGCGGCTCGTACGTGTGCAGGAACACGAACCAGGGCGACTCCGCCTCCTCCGAGTCGAGCCACCGCAACGCGGTGGCGACGGTCTTCGAGAACTTCGCCAGCTTCGACAGGCCCGGCAGGCTCGTGTACGCGTCGAACCCCTGGGCGAGCCCCCAGCCGGCGTCCATCTGGCCGCCGTCATTCACGGACATCGTCCTGTAGCCTTCGTGCTTCAGGAGCTCGGCGAGGGTCGTGAAGCGATCGTCGAGCTTCGATCGCCTCGCGAAGAGCGCGCCGTGGTGTGTGGGGAGGAGCGAGGTGAAGATCGCCGCGTGGGACGGCTCCGTGGACGGCGCGGCGGCCACGGTCGTCTCGAAGAGGATTGATCGCCGGGCGAAGGCGTCGACGTTCGGGGACGTGCTCACGCCGTATCCGTAGCACCCGAGGTGATCGGCCCGAAGGGTGTCGATGGAGATGAGGAGCACGTTGGGCCTTCTCTGCGGACCGAGCGCGAGGAGGATCGCCGCCGCGATCCCGGCCGCCGCGATGAGGGCCAGGAGCGCGAGGATGGCCCGGCGCCGTTTGCTCATCTCGTGTACCCCAGCGCCTTGAGCCGGTCGACCGTCTCGAGGTAGGAGCGCACGGCGTCCGTCGTGGCGGGATCGGCGGTCGAGCGCCGGTCGCGCGTCCACGCCTCGAGCTCGGCGGACAGGGCGGTTCCCTCCGCACGCTCGTCCCAG is a genomic window of Pseudomonadota bacterium containing:
- a CDS encoding sulfatase-like hydrolase/transferase, with protein sequence MSKRRRAILALLALIAAAGIAAAILLALGPQRRPNVLLISIDTLRADHLGCYGYGVSTSPNVDAFARRSILFETTVAAAPSTEPSHAAIFTSLLPTHHGALFARRSKLDDRFTTLAELLKHEGYRTMSVNDGGQMDAGWGLAQGFDAYTSLPGLSKLAKFSKTVATALRWLDSEEAESPWFVFLHTYEPHSPYDPGEAYYEAIGHDYGGPLPDVIDVPLLERINSGALVLGDADKRHVVAAYDGDIRSTDAAFGELLAALERRDLLDETIIIFTSDHGEELGEHGMMGWHSHALWDEQLLVPLLVGLPDGRFAGKRIRSQVRGIDILPTVLDLVGTTPLPEAEGRSLLPLVRGEPDVERPAVSERDVLDAVVPTSLRIGGRKMILPSAGAPPLLFDLAADPSEKKDLCQGDAEKAAGLRMHLDTLLAARPGAGNGTPIDVDAQVLKTLEELGYLARKEDRTDAEIDGGIR